In a genomic window of Ranitomeya imitator isolate aRanImi1 chromosome 5, aRanImi1.pri, whole genome shotgun sequence:
- the CIMIP2C gene encoding ciliary microtubule inner protein 2C produces the protein MASRSAGTLITHHNATYIPPVLMPGYRGHVPTAAFTYGDTYGNTTARCFQDFRSAALSTSLSPLYKGGQFPSSFSNDPALMIGDRSRGRDRFLHCPSWSRFNVDHDRARELEQFMKSAQRHRDHYRDQTGTVHQVPHFILPIRNEETYPLPQQTL, from the exons ATGGCATCCAGGAGTGCGGGCACCCTCATCACCCACCACAATGCCACCTACATCCCACCTGTTCTCATGCCTGG GTATCGTGGACACGTCCCTACCGCAGCCTTCACTTATGGGGACACCTACGGGAACACCACAGCGCGATGCTTCCAGGATTTCCGCTCTGCGGCGCTGAGCACCAGTCTGAGTCCGCTCTATAAGGGTGGGCAGTTTCCCTCAAGTTTCTCTAACGACCCCGCTCTGATGATCGGTGACCGCTCCCGAGGTCGGGACAGGTTTCTCCATTGTCCGTCCTGGTCCCGATTCAACGTAGATCATGACCGCGCGCGAGAGCTGGAGCAGTTCATGAAG AGCGCGCAGCGACACCGGGATCACTACCGGGACCAAACCGGCACCGTGCACCAGGTTCCCCACTTCATCCTGCCCATCCGGAATGAGG